A window of Globicephala melas chromosome 2, mGloMel1.2, whole genome shotgun sequence genomic DNA:
gctcggGGACTTGCGCGCAAGTCGCCGGGCGTCCGAGCTCCCTCCCCAGCCGCAGCCTCGGCTGGGGGGGAGCGAGAGCAGGCGAGGAGCGGCCGGCGCGCGCGCCCGCCCAGGGGACTCGGGGTTCGCAGGGGGCTGTTTTCGGCTCTGAGGAGGTCCCCGCCCAACCTTCAAAATTTTGTCCAAAAGCAGACAAGAGGATCGCCCCGCGCTGAGCCGGCTGGTGGGCAGCAGGAGGCGCCTGATCGCCGCCGGGGCgctgggggtggtgatggtgctTCTGCTGGTCGTTCTCATCCCGGTGCTGGTGAGCTCGGCCGGCACGTCGGCGCACTACGAGATGCTGGGCACCTGCCGCATGGTCTGCGACCCTTACGGGGGCACCAAGGCGCCCAGCACGGCCGCCACGCCCGACCGCGGCCTCATGCAGTCCCTGCCCACCTTCATCCAGGGCCCCAAAGGCGAGGCAGGCAGGCCCGGGAAGGCGGGCCCGCGGGGGCCCCCCGGTGAGCCCGGGCCGCCGGGCCCCGCGGGCCCGCCGGGCGAGAAGGGCGAGCCCGGCCGCCAAGGCCTGCCGGGCCCTCCCGGGGCGCCCGGCCTGAACGCGGCCGGGGCCATCAGCGCCGCCACCTACAGCACGGTGCCCAAGATCGCCTTCTACGCCGGCCTCAAGCGGCAGCACGAAGGCTACGAGGTGCTCAAGTTCGACGACGTGGTCACCAACCTCGGTAACCACTACGATCCCACCACGGGCAAGTTCACCTGCTCCATCCCGGGCATCTACTTCTTCACCTACCACGTCCTGATGCGCGGAGGGGATGGCACCAGCATGTGGG
This region includes:
- the C1QL3 gene encoding complement C1q-like protein 3, with protein sequence MVLLLVVLIPVLVSSAGTSAHYEMLGTCRMVCDPYGGTKAPSTAATPDRGLMQSLPTFIQGPKGEAGRPGKAGPRGPPGEPGPPGPAGPPGEKGEPGRQGLPGPPGAPGLNAAGAISAATYSTVPKIAFYAGLKRQHEGYEVLKFDDVVTNLGNHYDPTTGKFTCSIPGIYFFTYHVLMRGGDGTSMWADLCKNNQVRASAIAQDADQNYDYASNSVVLHLEPGDEVYIKLDGGKAHGGNNNKYSTFSGFIIYAD